From Jeotgalibacillus haloalkalitolerans:
ACATAAATCGGTTGAGAAATTTACATGTATCAGGATTAGGACAGCAGAAAAATCTGCTGTCTTTTTTTGTCTTAAAACAGCGGAAATAAAATATGTCTAAAATGTGAACATAAAAAACGTATAAGTTTATTTTTATGGATAAAAATGGTTTAATCATTTCAAAACAATAACGCTAAAAACACCTTTGTAATAGTCATTCCATAAATTGTACAGATCATTTCAAGGAAATCATTATTAAGAAATAAACTGATATTAAAGTATTGATTTTTTAAAATATATCTTTAGACCTATAAAACTTTAGGGAGAAAGTATAGACTATAACAGGTCCTGCCATTAAAATGATGTATAAGTGATTTTTTATATCGGCTGAAATTACAATAATCAGTCGATATATAACGAAATGAGGTGTTTTGATGAACTTATTTTCAGGCACAATTACTTCGCTGGAAAGAGGGCTTGATTATTCTGCGGTTAAGCAAAAAGTCATTGCAAACAACGTGGCAAACGTGGATACACCGGGTTATAAGTCGAAAGATGTAAGCTTTAAGTCAATATTACAGAATGAAATACAATTGTCATCTAACCCTGCTGACCCAAGACATTTTGATCTTTCGAATACTCAAAATGATGCGCCGGCAATTACACGCCGACCATACAGCATCCGTGAAAATGGGAATGGTGTTGATATGGATAAGGAAATGGCGGATCTTGCTACTAATCAGATTTATTATAATTCGTTAATTGAAAGAATCGGCGGAAAGTTTGGTTCGCTGAATAGTGTGATTAAAGGAGGAGGTCAGTAATGACGATGTTTCATTCCATGAATACAACTACCTCAGCATTAACAGCGCAGCGTCTCCGGATGGATGTCATTTCATCTAATATGGCGAATGTTGATACTACAAGAGCAACATTTGAGAATGGTGAATGGCAGCCTTATAAAAGAAAATCGGTTGTGCTGAAACCGCAGGGTGAACATTTTTCATCCTTCTTACATACAGCCATGTATAAACCTTCAAATGCCGGACAAGGTGTCACAGTATCCAGGATTATAGAGGATAATGAAACACCGGGTGAACTTTTATATGACCCTGAGCACCCTGATGCAAATGCAGAAGGGTACGTTGAAATGCCAAATGTTGATCCGCTGAGAGAGATGGTGGATCTGATGTCTGCGACGCGTTCTTATGAAGGAAACGTAACCGTTTTTAATGCAAACAAGTCAATGATGATGCAGGCCCTTCAGATTGGGCGATCTTAAAATCCGAAAGGAAGATAGCTAAGTGGCGATACAACAGATTAATACGGCGGGATTAAATCTTATAAGTCCGTCTGCTGAACAAAACTCAAATAAAATTTCACCATATAATGCACAGCAGAATTTTGCAGCGATGTTAAAAGACTCAATTAATGAAGTAAATGCTGCACAAATTGAAAGTGACAAGATGACAACCCGGATGATCAATGGAGAAAATGTAGAACTCCATGACGTCATGATTGCTTCCCAAAAGGCATCTGTGTCCCTGAACCTGACAATGGAAATGAGAAATAAAGCTGTTGAAGCGTATCAGGAAATTATGAGAATGCCTGTATAACAATATTTTTAAATGGGGAACCGGAGGATTGTCATGAACGAAAGATTTAATCAGCTATTTACAAACGTAAAGACATTCGCCGGCACAAGATCTAAAAAACAATGGTATTTATTCAGTGGGATCACAGTTATTGCTATTTTTTTAATTGTCTTTATCGCCTTTTTTACGACAAGACAGACTATGGTGCCGCTGTATAGCAATCTCACTCCTTCAGAGACAGGCATGATTAAAGAAACACTTGATGGCCGGGGGATTCCTTCAGAGATCACTGAAGGGGGAACTGCAATCCTTGTACCGGATATTCAGGCTGAAACTTTAATGGTGGAGCTTGCTGCAGAAGGAATACCAAACACAGGTAACATTGATTACTCGTTTTTTAGTGAAAATGCCGGTTTTGGTATGACAGATAATGAGTTTAAAGTAATGCACGTAGATGCGATGCAAACAGAGATTGCTACGTTGCTAAAAGGAATTGATGGTGTTCAGGACGCGAGAGTCATGATCACGATTCCTGAGCAGGGTGTCTTCTTGAATGATAATCCGGAACAGTCATCAGCATCTGTTGTGCTGAATACACAGCCGGGTTATCAATTTGATGAGGGACAGGTGCAATCACTTTATCATTTAGTATCAAAAAGTGTACCTGATCTTCCAACAGAGAATATCGTCATTATGAATCAGTTTTTTGAAT
This genomic window contains:
- the flgB gene encoding flagellar basal body rod protein FlgB; its protein translation is MNLFSGTITSLERGLDYSAVKQKVIANNVANVDTPGYKSKDVSFKSILQNEIQLSSNPADPRHFDLSNTQNDAPAITRRPYSIRENGNGVDMDKEMADLATNQIYYNSLIERIGGKFGSLNSVIKGGGQ
- the fliE gene encoding flagellar hook-basal body complex protein FliE, producing MQQINTAGLNLISPSAEQNSNKISPYNAQQNFAAMLKDSINEVNAAQIESDKMTTRMINGENVELHDVMIASQKASVSLNLTMEMRNKAVEAYQEIMRMPV
- the flgC gene encoding flagellar basal body rod protein FlgC — translated: MTMFHSMNTTTSALTAQRLRMDVISSNMANVDTTRATFENGEWQPYKRKSVVLKPQGEHFSSFLHTAMYKPSNAGQGVTVSRIIEDNETPGELLYDPEHPDANAEGYVEMPNVDPLREMVDLMSATRSYEGNVTVFNANKSMMMQALQIGRS